The following proteins are co-located in the Camelina sativa cultivar DH55 chromosome 12, Cs, whole genome shotgun sequence genome:
- the LOC104733206 gene encoding uncharacterized protein LOC104733206 — translation MKRKGTSPKKSKPSKKTKKNPKTKTHQVDDSPVEVIVETKPCDQTETVTEVIAEEHQWKNLKLILSLQNKELSEQEKVELAYSFVKGYGGEDGSDEGEECQAVNISRSVVFLIDWIMSLLISKEKNHSLTGEFDSQPDLDFRCWEILSFCLKQSSILGVSFSLPRNLLNAIRFFTENVLAAVNMSLYSEVDFRNGDGFKVYSSVVDCLGLLFSSKSGGMSNDNLDLWISTVEPVLMLTRKVLAENMKDSLGDRYFLQFSCLVLEPFSKFLMTHPTTKKNGFRDFLDKLFEPFLDVLGLLNLSEDKHVDMETTLLKLIQEILSLALFHSAHIDGFLGLGGTENMVQSYHRHFFTKFENMLFMKKELELNCMGSLFRLFINRVRKQQGDSNQLQEGMTTTASTSGQAERPWKLQDTPRNDNESSAKSHCTSSLRLETRKSLFDFFLHLMGPILLKVDEYKQSFSEMAPLLADLCGVIKTANSLLFHFAHERIYVKTEDASGGACSVFFKKIFETIVSVASQLKIHYPYNDASEMHVLLAKELVTAIGYLLQIEYEVIESDLVTLWLIILSFLEFSSFSPENSEDDCPLTSLLLGLGCQLINLYSDLRQVSVAVVSLCKAVRLVIPVVTPADGDNDKMIDAGELLLATVFPLERSEKSVEKLLSSQDLRLVIHRAIKVIPEGQASGCITSLATDLSETMMWIKEVCCSTSAGAQDGPVAAFLAVSLSDIYSVILDSLTITTGNSIPVGQSMKDLLDLISPSLTHLVSSDSDCIENFFSAVTEMRLDFIMAKRKRATYRKSVRLFIVFVLRIYMSSRSLYRQVTSLMPPKKQKDMAGIKGDSVAARCGSDWIKEKSWNYEGYFSLISQPSASIVNIIKHISAKYLKGDSADCCLLIYLLYRVTLQRLVDLNRHIKSLDYVSQISDNQIHGTMLKHVSVLKREGEELTDFLLGNNIISGFADVGTFEMLEDTDQWILRFSGINRKCLPALRLWVLSQHIDLWCPHAGKKKLKNFLSQLIGSSVPSVLNGVGMSTPDWENNVDNGTQKKKIRLEQFSLRLLFDSVLFEHEFVRRYLAPSFSHVLKMTAEAFFMDFTEEVNFDSPSDWSEVLILLEKAIANLPGKLQSEAFLEAHVSQVDNRKFTACQNLLNLLCGMPKEYMNKKSFQLHASYVLDLERFIVFSMLRCLNKLSPGDMQX, via the exons ATGAAAAGGAAGGGTACGAGTCCGAAGAAATCTAAACCctcgaagaagacgaagaagaaccctaaaaccaaaacccatCAAGTTGATGATTCTCCGGTTGAGGTAATAGTAGAAACCAAACCGTGTGACCAAACGGAAACGGTTACGGAGGTTATTGCTGAAGAGCATCAATGGAAGAACCTTAAGCTTATACTTTCGTTGCAGAACAAAGAATTGAGCGAGCAAGA GAAGGTGGAATTGGCTTACAGTTTTGTTAAAGGTTATGGAGGAGAAGATGGGAGTGACGAGGGTGAGGAGTGTCAAGCGGTTAATATATCGCGGTCGGTTGTGTTTCTCATCGACTGGATCATGTCACTGTTGATTTCTAAAGAAAAGAATCATTCCCTGACGGGTGAGTTTGATTCTCAACCAGATTTGGACTTCAG GTGTTGGGAGATCTTGAGCTTCTGCTTAAAGCAGTCATCAATCTTGGGGGTCTCTTTTAGTTTGCCAAGAAACCTTTTAAACGCTATTAGGTTTTTCACGGAAAATGTTTTAGCTGCAGTGAACATGTCTTTGTATTCGGAGGTCGATTTCCGCAATGGTGATGGTTTTAAAGTTTACAGCTCTGTGGTTGATTGTCTAGGCTtgttgttttcatccaaaagtGGTGGCATGTCCAACGACAATTTAGACTTGTGGATTTCAACTGTTGAACCAGTTCTGATGCTCACGCGTAAAGTTCTTGCAGAGAATATGAAGGATAGTCTCGGTGATAGGTATTTTCTTCAGTTCTCTTGCTTGGTTCTTGAGCCATTTTCTAAGTTCTTGATGACTCATCCAACTACTAAGAAGAACGGGTTTCGTGATTTTCTGGACAAGCTTTTTGAGCCATTCTTGGATGTGTTGGGTCTATTAAACCTCAGCGAGGACAAGCACGTTGATATGGAAACAACCTTGCTGAAGTTGATTCAAGAAATATTATCTCTGGCTTTATTCCATTCAGCTCATATTGATGGGTTCTTAGGCCTGGGCGGAACGGAAAATATGGTGCAAAGCTATCATCGGCATTTCTTTACAAAGTTCGAGAACATGTTATTTATGAAGAAGGAGTTGGAGCTGAACTGTATGGGTTCATTGTTTAGGTTGTTTATTAACAGAGTGAGAAAACAACAAGGAGATTCAAATCAGTTGCAGGAAGGCATGACGACAACGGCCTCAACTTCCGGGCAAGCAGAAAGGCCATGGAAGCTGCAAGACACACCTAGAAATGATAATGAGTCTTCTGCAAAAAGTCATTGCACAAGTTCCCTCCGCCTGGAGACACGGAAATCACTTTTTGATTTCTTCCTGCATCTTATGGGACCTATATTACTCAAGGTCGATGAATATAAACAATCTTTCTCTGAAATGGCTCCTCTATTGGCTGATTTATGTGGTGTTATTAAAACAGCTAATAGTTTGCTGTTCCACTTTGCTCATGAGCGAATATATGTGAAGACAGAGGATGCATCTGGAGGagcttgctctgtttttttcaaGAAGATCTTCGAAACAATAGTTTCAGTTGCTTCTCAGTTAAAAATTCATTATCCATATAATGATGCGTCAGAGATGCATGTTTTGTTAGCCAAGGAGCTAGTAACTGCAATAGGCTACCTGTTACAAATTGAATACGAAGTCATTGAGAGTGATTTAGTTACTTTGTGGctaatcattctctctttccTGGAGTTTAGTAGTTTTTCACCAGAGAATTCAGAAGACGACTGCCCGTTGACGTCATTGTTACTTGGTCTTGGATGTCAGCTGATAAATCTATATAGTGACCTACGCCAG GTAAGTGTTGCTGTAGTTTCCCTGTGCAAAGCTGTAAGGCTTGTGATACCTGTTGTAACACCTGCTGATGGTGATAATGATAAGATGATCGACGCTGGAGAGCTTCTTCTAGCAACTGTGTTCCCTTTAGAAAGAAGTGAAAAATCAGTGGAAAAGCTCTTGTCATCTCAAGATTTAAGACTTGTTATACATAGAGCTATTAAAGTGATACCAGAAGGCCAAGCAAGTGGTTGTATCACGAGCTTGGCAACAGATTTATCAGAAACCATGATGTGGATAAAAGAAGTTTGTTGCTCAACAAGTGCTGGAGCACAAGATGGACCAGTGGCAGCATTCTTGGCCGTATCTTTGTCTGATATATATTCAGTTATTCTCGACTCACTAACTATTACAACAGGTAATAGTATCCCTGTTGGCCAGTCCATGAAAGATCTGCTGGACCTCATCAGTCCATCCTTAACTCATCTGGTTTCTTCAGACTCAGATTGCATTGAAAATTTCTTTTCTGCTGTCACGGAAATGCGTTTGGACTTTATAATGGCTAAAAGGAAGAGAGCGACCTACAGAAAGTCTGTGcgcttgtttattgtttttgtcttgCGTATTTACATGTCTTCCAGAAGCTTATATAGGCAGGTGACTAGTCTTATGCctcccaaaaaacaaaaagatatggcTGGTATTAAGGGCGACTCTGTTGCAGCTCGTTGCGGAAGTGATTGGATAAAAGAGAAAAGCTGGAATTATGAGGGCTATTTTTCATTGATCTCTCAACCTTCAGCTTCCATtgtcaacatcatcaaacacaTTTCAGCTAAATACCTGAAGGGTGACAGTGCAGATTGCTGTTTGCtgatatatttattgtataGAGTCACTCTTCAGAGACTTGTTGATTTGAACAGGCACATCAAATCACTTGATTATGTGTCACAGATAAGTGATAATCAGATACATGGTACAATGCTCAAGCATGTATCAGTTCTTAAGCGTGAAGGAGAAGAGCTTACTGATTTCCTTTTGGGTAACAACATCATATCAGGATTTGCTGATGTTGGAACTTTTGAAATGTTAGAAGACACTGATCAGTGGATTCTCAGGTTTTCTGGCATCAACCGAAAGTGTTTGCCTGCTTTGCGTTTGTGGGTTCTTAGCCAGCATATTGATCTTTGGTGCCCCCATGcaggaaaaaagaaattgaagaattttCTGTCTCAGCTAATAGGTAGTTCTGTTCCGTCAGTATTGAACGGAGTGGGTATGTCTACCCCTGACTGGGAGAATAATGTAGACAACGGCactcaaaagaagaagatacggTTGGAACAGTTCTCGCTAAGACTTCTTTTTGATTCAGTACTTTTTGAGCATGAA TTTGTTCGCAGATATCTGGCGCCGAGTTTCTCTCACGTACTGAAAATGACAGCAGAAGctttttttatggattttacTGAAGAAGTTAACTTTGATTCACCGTCAGATTGGTCGGAGGTGTTAATCCTGCTTGAAAAGGCAATTGCCAATTTACCGGGAAAGCTTCAATCAGAAGCCTTTCTAGAAGCACATGTGTCACAGGTGGACAATCGGAAGTTCACAGCTTGTCAAAATTTGCTAAATCTTTTATGTGGGATGCCCAAGGAGTATATGAATAAGAAATCATTCCAACTTCATGCAAGTTATGTTCTCGACCTTGAGAG GTTTATAGTATTTAGCATGTTGAGATGTTTGAACAAGCTGTCTCCGGGTGATATGCAAANTTGA
- the LOC104730309 gene encoding uncharacterized protein LOC104730309, translating into MGCSHSKFNDDEAVQICKDRKRFIKQAVEHRTGFASGHIAYIQSLRNVSDALREYIEGDEPHEFLLDTFVTPVKSSSGGFIEVSPPSKMIQNEAESNMNVNYLMASGSRAVRVEEKPLLSPETFQVESYGADSFFGMNSPQHSPGLGGSHNIPPPSPQNSQWDFFWNPFSSLDHYGYSCDNQSGTDDEMMRRLKRVREEEGIPDLEEDEYVRFEHHHNMKATEDCNGDTTGQEDDKVKDVNEECETENVRDTNCIRTQERGSIEVTTGHVVGVTTDDAKGETPGFTVYLNRRPTSMAEVIKDLEDQFAVICTAGKEVSGLLEASRAQYTSSNELSAMKMLNPVALFRSSGSSRSSSSSRFLISSSGGSRASEFETSSEFSEESCMLSGSHQSTLDRLYAWEKKLYDEVKSGERIRIAYEKKCLVLRNQDVKGADSSSVDKTRNIIRDLHTQIKVSIHSIESISQRIETLRDQELLPQLLELLQGLAQMWKVMAECHQIQKRTLDEAKLLLATTPSNRHKKQQQTSLPEINPQRLARSALHLVAQLRNWRACFQAWITSQRSYVLSLTGWLLRCFRCDPDPDKVRLVSCPHPIYEVCIQWSRLLNGLNEKPVIDKLDFFASGMGAIYARQLKEEPSPVTDGSRKYSGQDSMELVEAEKVEEEKMMTAEKLAEIAVKVLCHGMSVAVSSLAEFSISSADEHSKLVNHPEEDTMPEQTEM; encoded by the exons ATGGGATGTTCTCATTCCAAGTTTAATGACGATGAAGCTGTTCAGATCTGCAAAGATAGGAAACGTTTCATCAAGCAAGCAGTTGAACATAGGACCGGGTTTGCTTCTGGCCACATTGCTTATATCCAGTCTCTAAGAAATGTTTCAGATGCTCTTCGTGAATATATCGAAGGAGACGAGCCACACGAGTTCTTGTTGGACACTTTCGTCACTCCAGTAAAGAGCAGCTCAGGCGGTTTCATCGAGGTATCTCCTCCTTCAAAAATGATTCAGAACGAGGCTGAGTCGAATATGAATGTTAATTACTTGATGGCTAGTGGAAGCAGAGCGGTTCGTGTTGAAGAAAAGCCTCTTTTGTCACCTGAGACTTTCCAGGTTGAGAGTTATGGAGCAGATAGTTTCTTTGGGATGAACTCACCTCAGCATAGTCCTGGATTAGGTGGTAGTCACAATATACCGCCTCCTTCGCCACAGAACTCCCAGTGGGATTTCTTTTGGAATCCATTCTCTTCATTGGATCATTACGGATACAGTTGTGATAACCAAAGTGGTACGGATGATGAGATGATGAGACGGCTGAAGCGGGTTCGTGAGGAAGAAGGGATTCCTGatcttgaagaagatgaatatgTTAGGTTTGAGCATCATCATAACATGAAAGCAACAGAAGATTGTAATGGGGATACAACGGGTCAAGAAGATGATAAAGTAAAAGATGTTAATGAGGAGTGCGAGACTGAGAATGTGAGGGACACGAACTGCATTAGAACTCAAGAACGTGGAAGCATTGAAGTGACTACAGGGCATGTTGTTGGAGTTACCACAGATGATGCAAAAGGAGAGACACCTGGTTTTACTGTGTACTTGAATCGAAGACCGACGAGTATGGCAGAAGTtattaaagatcttgaagatcAGTTTGCGGTTATATGTACCGCTGGTAAAGAAGTCTCTGGTCTGTTGGAAGCTAGTCGAGCTCAATACACATCTTCCAATGAACTCAGTG CCATGAAAATGCTGAATCCAGTAGCTTTGTTCCGCTCAAGCGGCTCATCAAGATCGTCTTCCTCATCAAGATTCTTGATCAGCTCTTCCGGAGGTTCCAGGGCGAGTGAGTTTGAAACCAGCAGTGAGTTTTCGGAAGAATCTTGTATGCTTTCAGGTAGCCATCAGTCAACGTTGGACCGTCTATACGCTTGGGAAAAGAAACTCTATGATGAAGTTAAG TCTGGAGAACGAATACGGATTGCATATGAGAAGAAGTGTTTAGTGCTGAGGAATCAGGATGTGAAAGGAGCTGACTCTTCCTCGGTtgataaaacaagaaatataatcAGAGATCTACACACTCAGATCAAGGTCTCTATACACTCAATCGAGTCTATCTCCCAAAGGATTGAGACTCTTCGTGACCAAGAACTGCTTCCACAActtcttgagcttcttcaaGG ATTAGCTCAAATGTGGAAAGTGATGGCAGAGTGTCACCAGATACAAAAGCGAACATTGGATGAAGCCAAGCTATTACTTGCAACCACACCTTCTAACCGTCACAAGAAGCAACAACAGACTTCACTACCGGAGATCAACCCTCAAAGATTAGCTCGTTCTGCATTGCATCTCGTGGCTCAGCTTCGAAACTGGAGAGCCTGCTTCCAAGCATGGATCACATCTCAGAGATCATACGTGCTGTCTTTAACCGGATGGTTACTCAGATGTTTCAGATGTGATCCTGATCCAGACAAAGTCAGATTAGTGTCTTGTCCTCACCCAATCTATGAAGTCTGTATCCAATGGTCAAGGTTGCTCAACGGGTTAAACGAGAAACCGGTGATAGACAAACTCGATTTCTTTGCATCTGGGATGGGTGCAATCTATGCTAGGCAGCTTAAGGAAGAACCATCTCCTGTAACAGATGGTTCGAGGAAGTACTCAGGACAAGACAGCATGGAGCTTGTTGAAGCTGAAaaagtggaagaagagaagatgatgactgCTGAGAAACTAGCTGAGATTGCAGTTAAAGTACTTTGCCATGGAATGTCAGTTGCAGTAAGCTCACTCGCTGAGTTTTCCATTAGCTCAGCTGATGAACACTCGAAGCTTGTTAACCATCCAGAGGAGGACACCATGCCAGAGCAAACTGAGATGTAA
- the LOC104730308 gene encoding GDSL esterase/lipase At4g30140-like codes for MVEGESKALWFIVATVLAAAVVAPAAHGQQAPCYFVFGDSVFDNGNNNALNTLAKVNYLPYGIDFPQGPTGRFSNGRNTPDVIAELVGFNDYIPPFAGASQAQANVGLNYASGAGGIRDDTSENMGERISLRQQVENHQSAIIKALVPRSRLEQCLYTISIGSNDYLNNYFLSPPTVARRLYNPDQFARSLIRRYRIYLLQLYALGAKNVALFSIGKIGCIPRVVATLGGGIGCAEEVNQAASIFNTYLKSLVTEFNNKSGAKYTYADTFSGNAEDFAALGITVGDRSCCTVDPGQELCAANKPVCPDRNTYIFWDNVHPTEIINVVVANAAYNGTIATPYTISQLVN; via the exons ATGGTCGAGGGAGAGTCCAAGGCATTGTGGTTTATAGTGGCCACCGTGTTAGCAGCCGCAGTGGTCGCACCAGCGGCGCATGGACAGCAAGCGCCGTGTTACTTCGTGTTTGGAGACTCTGTCTTCGACAACGGTAACAACAATGCCTTGAACACTTTGGCAAAGGTCAACTATTTACCTTATGGTATAGACTTTCCCCAAGGTCCAACCGGTCGGTTTAGCAACGGTCGGAATACTCCAGACGTAATCG CTGAGCTAGTGGGTTTCAATGATTACATTCCACCGTTCGCCGGAGCATCACAGGCACAAGCTAACGTCGGACTCAACTATGCTTCCGGTGCCGGCGGTATCCGCGACGACACCAGCGAAAATATG GGTGAGCGAATCAGTTTGAGACAGCAAGTAGAGAACCACCAGTCGGCGATCATAAAAGCGCTGGTGCCACGGAGTCGGTTAGAGCAATGTCTATACACAATCAGCATCGGAAGCAACGATTACCTAAACAACTACTTCTTGTCGCCTCCTACAGTTGCTCGTCGTCTATATAATCCTGACCAGTTCGCTCGATCTCTCATACGCCGCTACCGTATCTATTTGCTG CAATTGTACGCATTAGGAGCGAAGAATGTAGCTTTGTTCAGTATTGGTAAGATAGGATGTATACCACGGGTTGTTGCTACCCTTGGTGGCGGCATTGGCTGTGCAGAAGAAGTGAACCAAGCAGCGAGTATCTTCAACACTTACCTCAAATCCCTAGTCACAGAATTCAACAACAAATCTGGAGCGAAGTACACTTATGCTGATACCTTCTCTGGAAATGCTGAAGATTTCGCTGCTCTAG GGATTACGGTTGGCGATAGGAGTTGCTGTACGGTTGATCCGGGGCAAGAACTTTGTGCGGCGAACAAACCGGTTTGTCCAGACCGAAACACATACATATTCTGGGATAACGTGCACCCCACGGAAATTATTAATGTAGTGGTGGCTAACGCAGCGTATAACGGAACCATAGCTACTCCGTACACCATATCCCAGCTTGTGAATTGA